From Desulfovibrio desulfuricans, a single genomic window includes:
- the hrpB gene encoding ATP-dependent helicase HrpB, giving the protein MTDSPIRIAAPAGSPDRCPGLPPCPLDASRAEILDSLAQGRNLVLSALPGAGKSSRVPLWLMGQPWLEGRRILLLEPRRVAARALARYMAALLGEEPGGLVGYRMRDESRVSNRTCVEVVTEGVLTRMLQDDPELPDIACVIFDEFHERSLTADTGLALCLESQAALRPDLRLVVMSATLDVQAVAGLMGGCPSVVCEGKTFPVQMMHLPPKIRAGQIVGGGHLSAAGAGPLLWRHMADAILHLLHAEKGSLLAFLPGAGEIRHLAGLLDGTLPADVALCPLYGNLSAREQDAAIAPAPQGQRKVVLATSIAETSLTIEGVRLVVDSGLARLTRFDPASGLTRLVTERVSLAGAAQRAGRAGRTEPGICCRLWAKEQENGMRPHIRAEIQDADLTGLALQLAVWGVTDPASLAWLDTPPVAHLAVARQNLLALGAVDARMRPTALGRSMAALPLAPRTARLLLWGRDNSLAALAACIAALLEERDPLAFTAGKSKGGMPAAGAGCDVLRRLDWLCRDGAAGKNVDAACERVRRLAQRLMRQPELHGGKGSRPVPQGQSNKADNIFSAALAQAASLGQLLAVAWPEQVAMRQTDGQPQGSGNGNFPGGVAAMTPYLLRSGRAAHIASDDPLARQPFLAVAEVDGATPRGRIRLAAALSPDDLAVLFSADICNEDKLTVSDAGLVSARRQRVLGSLVLEDAPLPRPRPDECAAALCAHVQNKGLECLPWDDAAQQWRARVSLLRELDGEAWPDVSDAALLATLNDWLAPALQQALERSAGQGKQGRANSLAALGPEQLLDALHRLLPGNLHRILERQAPTEWQVPSGAMRPIVYGEDGGPWLAAKLQELFGCVDTPRIADGRVALVLRLNSPAGRPLQVTRDLAHFWRNGYPAVRAEMRGRYPKHPWPEDPVNAVATVLTKKRLAERQKS; this is encoded by the coding sequence ATGACCGATTCGCCGATACGCATTGCCGCCCCCGCAGGCTCCCCTGATCGTTGCCCAGGCCTGCCCCCATGCCCACTTGACGCTTCGCGCGCAGAAATTCTGGATTCTCTGGCCCAGGGCCGCAATCTGGTGCTCAGCGCCCTGCCGGGAGCGGGCAAAAGCAGCCGCGTCCCCCTCTGGCTCATGGGGCAGCCCTGGCTTGAGGGCCGCCGCATTCTGCTGCTTGAACCACGGCGCGTGGCGGCCCGCGCGCTGGCGCGCTATATGGCGGCCCTGCTGGGTGAAGAACCGGGCGGTCTTGTAGGCTACCGCATGCGTGATGAAAGCCGCGTCAGCAACCGCACCTGCGTGGAGGTTGTCACCGAGGGCGTGCTCACGCGCATGTTGCAGGATGATCCTGAACTGCCGGATATCGCCTGTGTGATTTTTGACGAATTTCATGAGCGCTCGCTCACTGCCGATACCGGCCTTGCCCTCTGCCTTGAAAGTCAGGCTGCGCTGCGCCCCGACCTGCGGCTGGTCGTCATGTCCGCCACGCTGGATGTGCAGGCCGTGGCAGGCCTCATGGGAGGCTGCCCTTCTGTTGTTTGCGAGGGCAAAACCTTTCCTGTGCAGATGATGCACCTGCCACCCAAAATCCGCGCAGGGCAGATTGTGGGCGGTGGGCACCTGTCTGCTGCCGGGGCAGGGCCGCTGCTGTGGCGGCACATGGCTGATGCCATTTTGCATCTGCTGCACGCAGAAAAGGGCAGTCTGCTGGCTTTTTTGCCCGGCGCGGGCGAAATCCGCCATCTTGCAGGCCTGCTCGATGGCACACTGCCTGCTGATGTGGCCCTGTGCCCGCTCTACGGCAACCTTAGCGCCAGAGAACAGGATGCGGCCATTGCACCCGCCCCGCAGGGGCAACGCAAAGTGGTGCTTGCCACATCCATTGCCGAAACATCACTGACCATCGAGGGCGTGAGGCTCGTGGTGGACAGCGGCCTTGCGCGCCTGACGCGCTTTGACCCGGCCAGCGGCCTCACCCGCCTTGTGACAGAGCGCGTTTCTCTGGCTGGCGCTGCCCAGCGGGCCGGACGCGCCGGACGCACCGAACCCGGCATCTGTTGCCGCCTTTGGGCAAAAGAGCAGGAAAACGGCATGCGTCCGCACATCCGCGCTGAAATTCAGGATGCCGACCTCACCGGACTTGCCTTGCAACTGGCGGTCTGGGGCGTGACCGATCCGGCCTCGCTCGCATGGCTCGACACGCCGCCCGTGGCCCATCTGGCTGTCGCCAGACAGAACCTTCTGGCACTGGGCGCGGTGGATGCCCGGATGCGGCCAACGGCTTTGGGCCGCAGCATGGCCGCGCTCCCTCTGGCACCCCGCACGGCGCGCCTGCTGCTGTGGGGGCGCGACAACTCCCTTGCCGCATTGGCAGCCTGTATTGCCGCCTTGCTGGAAGAACGCGACCCGCTGGCCTTTACCGCTGGCAAAAGCAAGGGCGGCATGCCTGCCGCAGGCGCGGGATGCGATGTGCTGCGCCGCCTCGACTGGCTGTGCCGCGATGGCGCAGCGGGCAAAAATGTGGATGCCGCCTGCGAGCGTGTGCGCCGTCTGGCGCAGCGGCTTATGCGCCAGCCTGAACTGCACGGGGGAAAAGGTTCCCGGCCAGTACCACAGGGGCAATCCAACAAAGCGGACAACATTTTTTCCGCAGCTCTCGCTCAGGCCGCAAGCCTTGGGCAACTGCTGGCTGTGGCGTGGCCGGAGCAGGTCGCCATGCGGCAGACAGACGGTCAGCCTCAGGGTAGCGGCAATGGAAATTTTCCGGGCGGGGTAGCCGCCATGACACCCTATCTCCTGCGCAGCGGACGGGCCGCCCACATAGCCAGCGACGACCCTCTTGCGCGGCAGCCCTTTCTGGCAGTGGCAGAAGTTGACGGCGCAACGCCGCGCGGGCGCATCCGCCTTGCCGCCGCCCTTTCGCCCGATGATCTTGCAGTGCTTTTCAGCGCAGATATTTGCAACGAAGACAAGCTCACAGTTTCGGATGCCGGGCTGGTCAGCGCCCGGCGGCAGCGAGTGCTGGGATCTCTGGTTCTGGAAGATGCCCCCCTGCCTCGGCCACGGCCCGATGAGTGCGCTGCGGCCCTGTGCGCCCATGTGCAGAACAAGGGGCTGGAATGTCTGCCGTGGGATGATGCCGCACAGCAGTGGCGCGCGCGGGTAAGCCTGCTGCGCGAGCTGGACGGCGAGGCATGGCCCGATGTTTCTGATGCCGCCCTGCTGGCGACTCTCAACGATTGGCTCGCGCCAGCCTTGCAGCAGGCGCTCGAAAGGTCAGCGGGGCAAGGCAAGCAGGGGCGCGCAAATTCGCTGGCGGCGCTCGGGCCGGAGCAATTGCTCGATGCCCTGCACCGTCTGCTGCCGGGGAATCTCCACCGGATACTTGAACGGCAGGCCCCCACGGAATGGCAGGTGCCGTCAGGGGCCATGCGCCCCATTGTGTATGGTGAAGACGGTGGCCCCTGGCTGGCCGCCAAGTTACAGGAATTATTCGGTTGCGTGGACACGCCGCGCATAGCCGATGGGCGCGTGGCTCTGGTGCTGCGCCTCAATTCGCCCGCAGGGCGTCCCTTGCAGGTCACCCGCGATCTGGCCCACTTCTGGCGCAACGGCTATCCGGCAGTGCGCGCAGAAATGCGGGGCCGCTATCCCAAGCATCCCTGGCCGGAAGACCCGGTTAACGCCGTGGC